One stretch of Streptomyces sp. MMBL 11-1 DNA includes these proteins:
- a CDS encoding DsrE family protein, with translation MPKKLVIKVTAGPEAAERCSQAFTVAAVGVASGVEVSLWLTGESSWFALPGRAAEFELPHAAPLPDLLDSILAGGRITLCTQCAARRDITEKDVLEGVRIAGAQVFVQEAMADGTQALVY, from the coding sequence ATGCCGAAGAAGCTTGTGATCAAGGTGACCGCCGGGCCCGAGGCCGCCGAGCGCTGCTCCCAGGCCTTCACCGTGGCGGCCGTGGGTGTCGCCAGCGGTGTGGAGGTCTCGCTCTGGCTGACCGGGGAGTCCTCGTGGTTCGCGCTGCCGGGCCGGGCGGCGGAGTTCGAACTGCCGCACGCCGCGCCGCTGCCCGATCTGCTGGACTCGATCCTGGCGGGCGGCCGGATCACCCTGTGCACCCAGTGCGCGGCCCGGCGCGACATCACCGAGAAGGACGTGCTGGAGGGCGTACGCATCGCGGGGGCGCAGGTCTTCGTGCAGGAGGCCATGGCGGACGGCACCCAGGCGCTCGTCTACTGA
- a CDS encoding DUF3099 domain-containing protein has translation MYARRRRNYFLMMGGCVVLFVSAWAVVRLWSMPVAVGMCLVAMVIPPVAAMIANRRGPDDRWWDDPSGDPESDAWWDELDGKKRR, from the coding sequence ATGTACGCCCGGCGCAGGCGGAACTACTTCCTCATGATGGGCGGATGCGTCGTCCTCTTCGTGTCCGCCTGGGCCGTGGTGCGCCTGTGGTCCATGCCCGTGGCCGTCGGCATGTGCCTGGTCGCCATGGTGATCCCGCCCGTCGCCGCGATGATCGCCAACCGGCGGGGCCCGGACGACCGTTGGTGGGACGACCCCTCCGGTGATCCGGAGTCCGACGCGTGGTGGGACGAGCTGGACGGCAAGAAGCGCCGCTGA
- a CDS encoding DUF1416 domain-containing protein, with translation MCGAQAGGPDASTIKPGETTIQGSVTRDGEPVTGYVRLLDSTGEFTAEVPTSATGQFRFYAAEGTWTLRALVPGGSADRTVVAQTGGLAEVAIAV, from the coding sequence ATGTGTGGAGCACAGGCCGGTGGCCCCGACGCTTCGACGATCAAGCCCGGTGAGACCACCATCCAGGGCAGCGTGACCCGCGACGGCGAGCCCGTCACCGGTTACGTGCGGCTGCTGGACTCGACCGGCGAGTTCACCGCCGAGGTCCCGACCTCGGCGACCGGACAGTTCCGGTTCTACGCCGCCGAGGGCACCTGGACGCTCCGCGCCCTGGTCCCCGGCGGCAGCGCCGACCGCACCGTCGTCGCGCAGACCGGCGGACTCGCCGAGGTCGCCATCGCCGTCTGA
- a CDS encoding sulfurtransferase, translating to MSRSDVLVDADWVEAHIDDPQVAIVEVDEDTSAYEKNHITNAIRIDWTKDLQDPVRRDFVDQAGFEKLLGEKGIGNDTLVVLYGGNNNWFASYAYWYFKLYGHENVKLLDGGRKKWELDSRDLTDVVPTRPATQYTAKPQDESIRAYRDDVIKAIGSQNLVDVRSPDEFSGKLLAPAHLPQEQSQRPGHVPSARNIPWSKNANDDGTFKSDDELKALYEAEQVDLAKDTIAYCRIGERSALTWFVLHELLGQENVKNYDGSWTEYGSLVGVPIELGPAK from the coding sequence ATGAGCCGCAGCGACGTCCTGGTAGACGCCGACTGGGTCGAGGCCCACATCGACGACCCGCAGGTCGCCATCGTCGAGGTGGACGAGGACACCTCGGCGTACGAGAAGAACCACATCACGAACGCGATCCGGATCGACTGGACCAAGGACCTCCAGGACCCGGTCCGCCGGGACTTCGTCGATCAGGCCGGCTTCGAGAAGCTGCTCGGCGAGAAGGGCATCGGCAACGACACGCTGGTCGTCCTCTACGGCGGCAACAACAACTGGTTCGCCTCCTACGCCTACTGGTACTTCAAGCTGTACGGCCACGAGAACGTGAAGCTCCTCGACGGCGGCCGCAAGAAGTGGGAGCTCGACTCCCGCGACCTGACCGACGTCGTCCCGACGCGCCCGGCCACCCAGTACACGGCCAAGCCGCAGGACGAGTCGATCCGCGCCTACCGCGACGACGTCATCAAGGCCATCGGCAGCCAGAACCTGGTCGACGTGCGCTCGCCCGACGAGTTCAGCGGCAAGCTGCTCGCCCCGGCCCACCTCCCCCAGGAGCAGTCGCAGCGCCCCGGCCACGTGCCGAGCGCCCGCAACATCCCGTGGTCGAAGAACGCCAACGACGACGGCACCTTCAAGTCGGACGACGAGCTCAAGGCCCTCTACGAGGCCGAGCAGGTCGACCTGGCGAAGGACACCATCGCCTACTGCCGCATCGGTGAGCGTTCCGCGCTCACCTGGTTCGTGCTCCACGAGCTGCTCGGCCAGGAGAACGTCAAGAACTACGACGGTTCCTGGACCGAGTACGGCTCCCTCGTCGGCGTGCCGATCGAGCTCGGCCCCGCCAAGTAG
- a CDS encoding putative leader peptide gives MKRQADLTKRRAVDLCRVAAMLCRTF, from the coding sequence ATGAAGCGACAGGCGGATCTCACGAAGCGGCGGGCAGTAGACCTGTGCCGCGTCGCCGCCATGCTCTGTCGCACCTTCTGA
- a CDS encoding LmeA family phospholipid-binding protein, with protein sequence MRALRILLVLVVVLGGLFLAVDRAAVWFAESEAEDRVTISEGGPATTEISIKGFPFLTQLAASRLDRVDVSLTGMETSAAGRAIRVSEVRAELRDVKLGSGYRSATATRATGTALVGYEDLTAAASDGVIVEYGGNGKAKVTGTVEILGRPISRSVLSTVTRADGHTIRVRADEVPGEGLPGVEELVRKKTDFQGDIDGLPKGLELQEVKVTEKGLEISVTGADVSLTG encoded by the coding sequence ATGCGCGCACTGCGAATACTGCTGGTCCTGGTGGTGGTGCTCGGCGGCCTCTTCCTCGCCGTCGACCGCGCCGCCGTCTGGTTCGCCGAGTCCGAGGCCGAGGACCGCGTCACGATCAGCGAGGGCGGGCCCGCCACGACGGAGATCTCGATCAAGGGTTTCCCCTTCCTCACCCAGCTCGCCGCCTCGCGGCTCGACCGGGTCGACGTCAGCCTCACCGGCATGGAGACCAGCGCCGCCGGCCGCGCGATACGGGTCAGCGAGGTCCGGGCCGAGCTGCGCGACGTGAAGCTCGGCTCCGGCTACCGGAGCGCCACGGCCACCCGCGCCACCGGCACCGCGCTCGTCGGCTACGAGGACCTGACGGCGGCGGCCAGCGACGGCGTCATCGTGGAGTACGGCGGCAACGGCAAGGCGAAGGTCACCGGCACGGTCGAGATCCTCGGCCGGCCGATCTCGCGCAGCGTGCTGTCCACCGTGACCCGCGCCGACGGTCACACGATCAGGGTGCGCGCGGACGAGGTGCCGGGCGAGGGGCTTCCCGGCGTCGAGGAACTGGTCCGCAAGAAGACCGACTTCCAGGGCGACATCGACGGGCTGCCGAAGGGCCTGGAGCTCCAGGAGGTCAAGGTGACCGAGAAGGGCCTGGAGATCTCGGTGACCGGCGCGGACGTCTCCCTGACGGGCTGA
- a CDS encoding MoaD/ThiS family protein, with the protein MAAGTIRYWAAAKAAAGTAEEPYAAETLAEALDAVRERHPGELGQVLRRCSFLIDGTPVGTRGHETVRLAEGGTVEVLPPFAGG; encoded by the coding sequence ATGGCAGCGGGGACGATCCGCTACTGGGCCGCGGCCAAGGCCGCCGCGGGCACCGCGGAGGAACCGTACGCGGCGGAGACCCTCGCCGAGGCGCTCGACGCGGTGCGCGAACGGCACCCGGGCGAGCTGGGCCAGGTGCTCCGGCGGTGCTCGTTCCTCATCGACGGGACCCCCGTCGGGACCCGCGGGCATGAGACCGTACGCCTTGCCGAGGGCGGCACGGTCGAGGTGCTCCCGCCGTTCGCAGGAGGGTGA
- a CDS encoding alpha/beta hydrolase family protein: MTSVSEGRFPGSPVPLLTPPSRRATLLTDDGVPVEAVYAPCTAGAGTPGNDVAEGPAAAPAIVVAHGFTGSADRPAVRRAARVFAQRAAVITFSFRGHGRSGGRSTVGDREVLDLAAAVAWARELGHHRVVTVGFSMGGSVVLRHGALYTAETAAGHTPVRVPAREGRTGSEGAHSDAVVSVSAPARWFYRGTAPMRRLHWVVTRPSGRLVGRYGLRTRIATEDWDPVPLSPVAAVPLIAPAPLLLVHGDRDPYFPLDHPRMLAEAAGPSGAELWLERGMGHAENAADDALLARIADWATAVPSA, translated from the coding sequence ATGACTTCCGTGTCCGAGGGGCGATTCCCGGGTTCCCCTGTTCCCTTGCTCACGCCTCCCTCGCGGCGCGCCACCTTGCTGACCGATGACGGCGTGCCGGTCGAGGCGGTGTACGCACCGTGCACGGCGGGCGCCGGGACGCCGGGGAACGACGTGGCCGAGGGGCCCGCGGCTGCCCCCGCGATCGTCGTCGCGCACGGGTTCACCGGCTCGGCCGACCGCCCCGCCGTACGGCGCGCAGCACGGGTCTTCGCCCAGCGTGCGGCCGTGATCACGTTCTCGTTCCGGGGCCACGGGCGGTCCGGCGGGCGCTCCACGGTGGGCGACCGGGAGGTGCTGGACCTGGCCGCGGCGGTGGCCTGGGCGCGGGAGCTGGGGCACCACCGGGTGGTGACGGTCGGGTTCTCGATGGGCGGTTCGGTGGTGCTCCGGCACGGCGCTCTGTATACGGCGGAAACCGCCGCGGGGCATACGCCCGTTCGGGTACCGGCGCGCGAGGGGCGCACGGGGAGTGAGGGGGCGCACTCGGACGCGGTGGTCTCCGTGAGCGCTCCCGCCCGCTGGTTCTACCGGGGGACGGCCCCGATGCGCCGGCTGCACTGGGTGGTGACGCGCCCCTCGGGCCGCCTCGTCGGGCGCTACGGACTCCGTACCCGCATCGCCACGGAGGACTGGGACCCCGTCCCGCTCTCCCCGGTCGCCGCGGTCCCGCTCATCGCCCCGGCCCCGCTGCTGCTCGTGCACGGCGACCGGGACCCCTACTTCCCGCTGGACCACCCGAGGATGCTGGCGGAGGCGGCCGGCCCGAGCGGCGCGGAACTGTGGCTGGAAAGGGGCATGGGCCACGCCGAGAACGCGGCGGACGACGCTCTCCTGGCCCGTATCGCCGACTGGGCGACGGCCGTGCCGTCCGCGTGA
- a CDS encoding response regulator transcription factor, which yields MSSLLLLTNALQPSTEVLPALGLLLHSVRVAPAAGPALVDTPGADVILIDGRRDLPQVRSLCQLLRSTGPGCPLILVVTEGGLAAVTADWGVDDVLLDTAGPAEVEARLRLAMGRSQITSDDSPMEIRNGDLSVDEATYSAKLKGRVLDLTFKEFELLKYLAQHPGRVFTRAQLLQEVWGYDYFGGTRTVDVHVRRLRAKLGPEHESLIGTVRNVGYRFVTPEKVERAAEDAKERAAAQRERRSRETETVTRSEPSPQSPAAGGTDEAPVKAAKR from the coding sequence ATGAGTTCACTGCTGCTTCTGACGAACGCACTCCAGCCGTCGACGGAGGTGCTCCCCGCCCTCGGGCTTCTGCTCCACAGCGTGCGGGTGGCGCCCGCCGCGGGCCCGGCCCTCGTGGACACCCCGGGCGCCGACGTGATCCTCATCGACGGGCGGCGCGACCTTCCGCAGGTCCGCTCGCTCTGTCAGCTGCTGCGGTCCACGGGACCCGGCTGTCCGCTGATCCTCGTCGTCACCGAGGGCGGTCTCGCGGCCGTCACCGCCGACTGGGGCGTCGACGACGTCCTGCTGGACACGGCGGGGCCGGCCGAGGTCGAGGCCCGGCTGCGGCTCGCCATGGGCCGCAGCCAGATCACCTCCGACGACTCCCCGATGGAGATCCGCAACGGTGATCTCTCCGTCGACGAGGCGACGTACAGCGCGAAACTCAAGGGCCGGGTCCTGGACCTGACCTTCAAGGAATTCGAACTGCTGAAATACCTCGCCCAGCACCCGGGCCGCGTGTTCACCCGCGCCCAGCTCCTCCAGGAGGTCTGGGGCTACGACTACTTCGGCGGTACGCGGACGGTCGACGTCCACGTGCGGCGGCTGCGCGCCAAGCTCGGCCCCGAGCACGAGTCGCTGATCGGCACCGTGCGCAACGTCGGCTACCGCTTCGTCACGCCGGAGAAGGTCGAGCGCGCGGCGGAGGACGCGAAGGAGCGGGCCGCCGCCCAGCGGGAGCGCCGGTCGCGGGAGACGGAAACCGTCACCCGTTCGGAGCCGTCACCGCAGTCACCGGCCGCGGGAGGGACGGACGAAGCCCCGGTGAAGGCTGCCAAGAGGTAG
- a CDS encoding LacI family DNA-binding transcriptional regulator: MAKVTRDDVARLAGTSTAVVSYVINNGPRPVAPATRERVLAAIKQLGYRPDRVAQAMASRRTDLIGMIVPDARQPFFAEMAHAVEQAAAERGKMVLVGNSDYRDEREVHYLRAFLGMRVSGLILVSQGPSERAAAEIEAWDARVVLLHERPEAIDDVAVVTDDVGGAQLATRHLLEHGHAYVACLGGTEETPVVGDPVADHVEGWRRAMHESGRSTEGRLFQAPYNRYDAYQVALGLLAGPDRPPAIFCATDDQAFGVLRAARELRIDVPGELAVAGFDDVKEAGLTDPPLTTVHSDRPAMARAAVDLVLDDSLRVSGSRRERLKQFPSALVVRRSCGCGEPPASA, encoded by the coding sequence GTGGCCAAGGTGACGCGGGACGATGTGGCGAGACTGGCGGGGACGTCGACCGCGGTCGTCAGCTATGTCATCAACAACGGACCCCGGCCGGTCGCCCCGGCCACACGTGAGCGGGTGCTCGCCGCGATCAAGCAGTTGGGCTACCGGCCCGACCGGGTCGCCCAGGCCATGGCCTCGCGCCGCACGGACCTCATAGGCATGATCGTGCCGGACGCCCGGCAGCCGTTCTTCGCGGAGATGGCGCACGCGGTCGAACAGGCCGCCGCCGAGCGCGGGAAAATGGTGCTCGTCGGCAACTCCGACTACCGCGACGAGCGCGAGGTCCACTATCTGCGGGCCTTCCTCGGTATGCGCGTCTCCGGGCTGATCCTGGTCAGCCAGGGCCCCAGCGAGCGCGCCGCCGCCGAGATCGAGGCCTGGGACGCCCGGGTCGTCCTGCTGCACGAGCGCCCCGAGGCGATCGACGACGTCGCCGTCGTCACCGACGACGTGGGCGGCGCCCAGCTCGCCACCCGGCATCTGCTGGAGCACGGCCACGCGTACGTGGCCTGCCTCGGCGGCACGGAGGAGACGCCGGTGGTGGGCGACCCGGTCGCCGACCACGTCGAGGGGTGGCGCCGGGCGATGCACGAGTCGGGCCGCTCCACGGAGGGCCGGCTGTTCCAGGCCCCGTACAACCGCTATGACGCCTATCAGGTGGCCCTCGGGCTGCTGGCGGGCCCGGACCGGCCCCCGGCGATCTTCTGCGCCACGGACGACCAGGCCTTCGGCGTGCTGCGGGCCGCCCGTGAGCTGCGCATCGACGTACCGGGCGAGCTGGCGGTGGCGGGCTTCGACGACGTCAAGGAAGCCGGCCTCACCGATCCGCCGCTGACCACGGTCCACTCCGACCGCCCGGCGATGGCGCGGGCGGCGGTGGACCTGGTGCTGGACGACTCGCTCCGGGTCTCGGGGTCGCGGCGCGAGCGGCTGAAGCAGTTCCCCTCCGCGCTGGTGGTCCGGCGCTCGTGCGGCTGCGGGGAGCCCCCCGCCTCCGCCTGA
- a CDS encoding S1C family serine protease — translation MTENLRPSGAYTTDQDPTPYGHGTAYDGTPGGYPPPPPYAPTAPTTRRRAKRPVALLTAVALAAGVIGGGTATLVGRLDDGGPGATGSGGAVNGTTVSQSSKGTVAGVAEAVSPAIVEIGAASSAGRSTGSGVVITGDGEIVTNNHVISGARQIQVTLPAGKTYTADVVGTDPGKDLALIKLRGASGLKTATLGDSSQVKVGDQVVAIGSPEGLTGTVTSGIVSALDRDVTVAKDDSGSSGQGQGGQGGGDGQWPFEFGGRQFNGDTGEETTTYKALQTDASLNPGNSGGALINMDGEIIGINSAMYAPSSSAAGSGSAAGSVGLGFAIPVDTLKADLDTLRAGGGS, via the coding sequence ATGACGGAGAACCTTCGCCCCAGCGGCGCGTACACGACGGACCAGGACCCGACCCCGTACGGCCACGGCACGGCGTACGACGGCACCCCGGGCGGCTACCCGCCGCCGCCCCCGTACGCCCCCACCGCCCCCACCACCAGGCGCCGGGCGAAGCGGCCGGTCGCGCTGCTGACGGCGGTGGCGCTCGCGGCGGGCGTGATCGGCGGCGGCACCGCGACCCTCGTCGGCCGGCTGGACGACGGTGGCCCCGGAGCCACCGGCTCGGGCGGCGCGGTCAACGGCACCACCGTCTCGCAGAGCAGCAAGGGCACCGTGGCGGGCGTGGCCGAGGCGGTCTCGCCCGCGATCGTGGAGATCGGCGCGGCCTCGTCGGCGGGCAGGTCGACCGGGTCCGGGGTCGTGATCACCGGGGACGGCGAGATCGTCACCAACAACCACGTCATCTCGGGCGCGCGGCAGATCCAGGTCACGCTCCCGGCCGGCAAGACGTACACGGCCGACGTCGTGGGCACCGACCCCGGCAAGGATCTCGCGCTCATCAAGCTCCGGGGCGCGAGCGGCCTGAAGACGGCCACGCTCGGCGACTCCTCGCAGGTCAAGGTCGGCGACCAGGTCGTGGCGATCGGCTCGCCGGAGGGCCTGACCGGCACCGTCACCAGCGGCATCGTCTCGGCGCTCGACCGGGACGTCACGGTCGCCAAGGACGACTCCGGCAGCTCCGGGCAGGGCCAGGGCGGGCAGGGCGGCGGCGACGGGCAGTGGCCGTTCGAGTTCGGTGGGCGGCAGTTCAACGGCGACACGGGCGAGGAGACGACCACGTACAAGGCGCTCCAGACGGACGCCTCGCTCAACCCCGGCAACTCCGGCGGTGCGCTGATCAACATGGACGGTGAGATCATCGGCATCAACTCCGCGATGTACGCGCCGAGTTCCTCGGCGGCCGGCAGCGGTTCCGCGGCGGGCAGCGTGGGCCTCGGCTTCGCGATCCCGGTGGACACCCTCAAGGCCGACCTGGACACCCTGCGCGCGGGCGGCGGTTCCTGA
- a CDS encoding response regulator transcription factor — MSPAEDDPQRILIVDDEPAVREALQRSLAFEGYGTQVAVDGYDALAMTDAYAPDLIVLDIQMPRMDGLTAARRIRATGSTTPILMLTARDTVGDRVTGLDAGADDYLVKPFELDELFARIRALLRRSSYASAAGTDAPDDDVLSFADLRMDLATREVTRGGRRVELTRTEFTLLEMFLSHPRQVLTREQILKAVWGFDFEPSSNSLDVYVMYLRRKTEAGGEPRLVHTVRGVGYALRAGGSGEA; from the coding sequence ATGAGCCCCGCCGAAGACGATCCCCAGCGCATCCTGATCGTCGACGACGAGCCGGCCGTGCGCGAGGCGCTCCAGCGCAGCCTCGCCTTCGAGGGATACGGGACCCAGGTCGCGGTCGACGGGTACGACGCCCTGGCGATGACCGACGCCTACGCCCCCGACCTCATCGTCCTGGACATCCAGATGCCCCGGATGGACGGCCTCACCGCCGCCCGCCGCATCCGGGCCACCGGCTCGACCACGCCCATCCTGATGCTCACCGCCCGCGACACCGTCGGGGACCGGGTCACCGGCCTCGACGCCGGGGCGGACGACTACCTGGTCAAACCGTTCGAGCTGGACGAGCTGTTCGCCCGCATCCGGGCCCTGCTGCGCCGCAGCTCCTACGCCTCGGCGGCGGGCACGGACGCCCCCGACGACGACGTCCTCTCCTTCGCCGACCTGCGGATGGACCTGGCGACCCGCGAGGTCACCCGGGGCGGGCGGCGGGTCGAGCTGACCCGCACCGAGTTCACGCTGCTGGAGATGTTCCTGTCCCACCCGCGCCAGGTGCTGACCCGGGAACAGATCCTCAAGGCCGTCTGGGGCTTCGACTTCGAGCCGAGCTCCAACTCCCTGGACGTGTACGTGATGTATCTGCGCCGCAAGACGGAGGCGGGCGGCGAGCCGCGCCTCGTCCACACCGTGCGCGGGGTGGGGTACGCGCTGCGTGCGGGCGGGAGCGGGGAGGCGTGA
- a CDS encoding HAMP domain-containing sensor histidine kinase: MLVATAVAVAVAAVAAACWLTTRDRLTEQLDTTLSRVRPDADAIGLLATSCTRGLAGDFQIVGPYTIQLVPATGAAPCTVPGKSAIPIEPADRAVAAGLREDTTHTTTAEDGTAMRVYTSPAGPGRPGVAVSVAVSMKQVTDPLTQLAWVLLIVSGIGVLGAGAAGLWIARAGLRPVDELTEAVEHVARTEDLTVRIPVSGEDEIARLSSSFNSMTAQLASSRDRQAQLIADAGHELRTPLTSLRTNVELLARSDETGRVIPPEDRKALMASVKAQMTELAALIGDLQELARPDAAEPGPLQVVALHEITRTALRRARLRGPELTITQDLAPWYVRAEPAALERAIVNVLDNAVKFSPPGGTVDVRLHRGELTVRDRGPGIPAEDLPHVFERFWRSPTARQLPGSGLGLSIVARTVHQAGGTIALRPAPDDGPGTVAVLTLPGAPTPPPGM, from the coding sequence ATGCTGGTCGCGACGGCGGTCGCGGTGGCGGTCGCCGCGGTGGCCGCCGCCTGCTGGCTGACCACCCGCGACCGGCTGACCGAGCAGCTCGACACGACGCTGTCCCGGGTGAGGCCGGACGCGGACGCGATCGGGCTGCTGGCGACGTCCTGTACGAGGGGGCTGGCCGGCGACTTCCAGATCGTGGGCCCGTACACGATCCAGTTGGTGCCGGCCACGGGCGCGGCGCCCTGCACGGTGCCCGGCAAGTCCGCCATCCCGATCGAGCCGGCCGACCGGGCCGTCGCCGCCGGGCTGCGCGAGGACACCACCCACACCACGACGGCCGAGGACGGCACGGCGATGCGGGTCTACACCTCGCCCGCCGGACCGGGCCGGCCCGGCGTCGCCGTGTCCGTCGCCGTCTCCATGAAGCAGGTCACCGACCCGCTGACCCAGCTCGCCTGGGTTCTGCTCATCGTCTCCGGCATCGGCGTCCTCGGCGCGGGCGCGGCCGGCCTGTGGATCGCGCGCGCCGGCCTCCGGCCGGTCGACGAGCTGACCGAGGCCGTCGAGCACGTGGCCCGTACCGAGGACCTGACCGTACGCATCCCGGTGTCCGGCGAGGACGAGATCGCCCGGCTGTCCAGCTCCTTCAACTCGATGACGGCCCAGCTCGCCTCCTCCCGCGACCGCCAGGCCCAGCTGATCGCGGACGCGGGCCACGAGCTGCGCACCCCGCTGACCTCGCTCCGGACGAACGTGGAGTTGCTGGCCCGCAGCGACGAGACGGGCCGGGTGATCCCGCCGGAGGACCGCAAGGCGCTGATGGCCTCGGTGAAGGCCCAGATGACGGAGCTGGCCGCGCTGATCGGCGACCTCCAGGAACTGGCCCGCCCCGACGCGGCGGAGCCCGGCCCGCTCCAGGTGGTGGCCCTGCACGAGATCACCCGTACCGCCCTGCGCCGCGCCCGCCTGCGCGGCCCCGAGCTGACGATCACCCAGGACCTGGCCCCCTGGTACGTACGCGCGGAACCGGCCGCCCTGGAGCGGGCGATCGTCAACGTCCTGGACAACGCGGTGAAGTTCAGCCCGCCGGGCGGCACGGTCGACGTGCGGCTGCACCGGGGCGAGCTGACGGTCCGGGACCGGGGCCCCGGCATCCCCGCCGAGGATCTCCCGCACGTCTTCGAACGCTTCTGGCGCTCCCCGACCGCCCGCCAGCTCCCCGGCTCGGGCCTGGGTCTGTCCATCGTGGCCCGTACGGTGCACCAGGCGGGCGGCACGATCGCCCTGCGCCCGGCCCCGGACGACGGCCCCGGCACCGTGGCGGTGCTCACGCTGCCGGGGGCGCCGACGCCGCCGCCGGGGATGTGA
- a CDS encoding phosphatidylinositol-specific phospholipase C translates to MSSPSPARMPGPVPRPSPEPGPVPGPLSRPSRRSFLAGPLSRPSRRSFLAGALAVSATAIVGAAPAVAATREAVRGTRDWMAALPDATELRRLTIPGTHDSGARFGGPWAECQNTTIAQQLAGGIRFLDVRCRITGGSFAIHHGAAFQNLMFGDVLVACREFLAARPTETVLMRVKQEYSEESDAAFRAVFDDYLDTRGWRSLFRLDATLPDLGGARGKVVLLADNGGLPGVRYGDQALFDIQDDYMAEPFAKYPKIEAQFRKAAQQPGKFFMNYVSTAALMPPRWNADRLNPQVHSFLDRAETAGWTGLGIVPLDYPNQRSGLVESLIRHNPTG, encoded by the coding sequence ATGTCCAGCCCCAGCCCCGCGCGCATGCCCGGTCCCGTGCCCAGGCCCAGTCCCGAGCCCGGTCCCGTGCCCGGCCCCCTGTCCCGGCCCTCCCGCAGAAGCTTCCTGGCGGGTCCTCTCTCCCGGCCCTCCCGCAGAAGCTTCCTGGCCGGTGCCCTCGCCGTCTCCGCCACCGCGATCGTCGGCGCGGCCCCGGCCGTCGCCGCCACGCGGGAGGCGGTGCGCGGAACGCGGGACTGGATGGCCGCCCTGCCCGACGCCACCGAGCTCCGGCGGCTCACGATCCCGGGCACGCACGACTCGGGGGCCCGGTTCGGTGGCCCTTGGGCGGAGTGCCAGAACACCACGATCGCCCAGCAGTTGGCCGGTGGCATCCGCTTCCTCGACGTACGGTGCCGGATCACCGGGGGCTCGTTCGCGATCCACCACGGGGCCGCCTTCCAGAACCTGATGTTCGGCGACGTCCTCGTCGCCTGCCGGGAGTTCCTGGCGGCGCGGCCGACCGAGACCGTGCTGATGCGGGTCAAGCAGGAGTATTCCGAGGAGAGCGACGCCGCGTTCCGGGCGGTCTTCGACGACTATCTCGACACACGGGGCTGGCGGTCCCTGTTCCGCCTCGACGCCACCCTGCCCGACCTCGGCGGAGCCCGGGGCAAGGTGGTGCTGCTCGCGGACAACGGCGGGCTGCCCGGGGTGCGGTACGGAGACCAGGCTCTCTTCGACATCCAGGACGACTACATGGCGGAGCCGTTCGCCAAGTACCCCAAGATCGAGGCCCAGTTCCGCAAGGCGGCCCAGCAGCCGGGCAAGTTCTTCATGAATTACGTCTCCACCGCCGCGCTGATGCCGCCCCGCTGGAACGCCGACCGGCTCAACCCGCAGGTGCACTCCTTCCTCGACCGTGCGGAGACCGCCGGGTGGACGGGGCTCGGCATCGTCCCGCTGGACTACCCGAACCAGCGTTCCGGCCTGGTGGAGTCGCTGATCCGGCACAACCCGACGGGGTGA